In Streptomyces sp. NBC_00483, a single window of DNA contains:
- a CDS encoding family 43 glycosylhydrolase translates to MTRDETNAAHIGRRGVLAGIAGTMGAVALPAGSALAQPVQPPRPAAGRKYPPNWPALEPYGLADTRKDLWPREDNSFVLPLELRPRDKELGRVWMRDTYVNCFVVDGRPLYVATGTTRVPGLSAAGPWNDGIFVWTAPSLHGPWRLADTTGIRPGAERGKVWSPEFVDENRPGRTVVAPWQEYWHDEQFGKRANAWAPELHRFRGKWYIVACMGDHSKLVGSFMLVSDGGVEGPYRLVDGNLDKPFGDSFIGGPSFIKPGAYHHIDGGLYTEGDDAWLVLHNNLYAKFRPDMEDIVPTTNLPAFQQTPYSPEPYLEGAYVFKYGGKYFLVHAAWDRTSEGTDGSTRYAYDPAGTGRTQYQYDAVVAVADRLEGPYSKRWTAGVGAGHNNFFEDHHGGLWATFFRNPAFGYWADPSRSGDAAVAGVVRLEWTGPQGNRLYVKRT, encoded by the coding sequence ATGACCCGGGACGAGACGAACGCAGCGCACATCGGCCGCCGCGGAGTGCTGGCCGGCATCGCCGGAACCATGGGGGCGGTGGCGCTCCCCGCGGGCTCCGCGCTCGCACAACCCGTCCAGCCCCCGCGGCCCGCGGCGGGGCGGAAGTATCCGCCCAACTGGCCCGCCCTCGAACCGTACGGGCTCGCGGACACCCGCAAGGACCTCTGGCCGCGCGAGGACAACTCCTTCGTCCTGCCGCTCGAACTGCGCCCGCGCGACAAGGAGTTGGGGCGCGTCTGGATGCGCGACACCTACGTCAACTGCTTCGTCGTCGACGGCCGTCCGCTCTACGTGGCCACCGGCACCACCCGGGTGCCAGGGCTCTCGGCGGCCGGTCCCTGGAACGACGGCATCTTCGTGTGGACCGCCCCGTCGCTGCACGGCCCGTGGCGCCTCGCCGACACCACCGGCATCCGACCCGGTGCCGAGCGCGGCAAGGTCTGGTCGCCGGAGTTCGTGGACGAGAACCGGCCGGGGCGCACGGTGGTCGCACCGTGGCAGGAGTACTGGCACGACGAGCAGTTCGGCAAGCGCGCCAACGCCTGGGCGCCCGAGCTGCACCGCTTCCGCGGCAAGTGGTACATCGTCGCGTGCATGGGCGACCACTCCAAGCTGGTCGGCTCCTTCATGCTGGTGAGCGACGGCGGGGTCGAGGGTCCCTACCGGCTCGTCGACGGCAATCTCGACAAGCCGTTCGGCGACTCGTTCATCGGCGGCCCCTCGTTCATCAAGCCGGGTGCGTACCACCACATCGACGGCGGCCTCTACACGGAGGGCGACGACGCGTGGCTGGTCCTGCACAACAACCTGTACGCCAAGTTCCGTCCGGACATGGAGGACATCGTCCCGACGACGAACCTCCCGGCGTTCCAGCAGACCCCGTACTCGCCCGAGCCGTACCTGGAGGGCGCGTACGTCTTCAAGTACGGCGGCAAGTACTTCCTGGTGCACGCGGCGTGGGACCGCACCTCAGAGGGCACGGACGGGAGTACGCGTTACGCCTACGATCCGGCCGGCACCGGCCGCACGCAGTACCAGTACGACGCCGTCGTCGCCGTGGCCGACCGTCTGGAGGGCCCGTACTCCAAGCGCTGGACCGCGGGCGTCGGCGCCGGGCACAACAACTTCTTCGAGGACCACCACGGCGGCCTGTGGGCGACGTTCTTCCGCAACCCCGCCTTCGGCTACTGGGCCGACCCGTCCAGGTCGGGCGACGCCGCGGTGGCCGGTGTCGTACGCCTGGAGTGGACCGGACCGCAGGGCAATCGCCTGTACGTGAAGCGGACCTAA
- a CDS encoding DUF2180 family protein: protein MACYDCMQENRPDSTGIGICTRCGLATCHDHSRVLATHVQRANGMSRSTSRLAGRRVVCRTCLAAEAA, encoded by the coding sequence ATGGCTTGCTACGACTGCATGCAGGAAAACCGTCCCGACTCGACCGGCATCGGCATCTGCACCCGCTGCGGCCTGGCCACCTGCCACGACCACTCGCGCGTGCTCGCCACGCACGTCCAGCGGGCCAACGGCATGAGCCGCTCGACCAGCCGCCTCGCCGGGCGGCGCGTCGTCTGCCGCACCTGCCTGGCCGCAGAGGCCGCGTAA
- a CDS encoding ROK family transcriptional regulator has protein sequence MLCGMHEHDGPLTRLRRGHEQSVLELLRKQGPLSRAELSIRSGLSRTTLHDIVAALVGSGAVVASTPQVEARKRGRPVEKLSLNPAAGEAVGIDFARRAVHVAAVNFAHEVVGSASESHAPDLSWPERVEHAERLLDALATGPPDADEGEAGGQGRSSGVHLDALTAIGVGVVGPIADPGSEHAHAQGIDGLPDLLRKRFGVPVLLDNNTRLAALAEAVWGAAADSSDVLYLRLSHGVGGGLVVGGALHRGRYGLSGEFGHITVDPVGGRTCECGGTGCLETRASLDAVLSRYRESGGPAEDLAGFLEAVAASEPTALAVLEHVGSDVGGVLAAVCHVVGAGVIVVGGELAEAGPALLDPVERALRRHLMPMAQHHVDLRRATLGEAGSALGGIALVLHESPLLTQYPQPVSEEHA, from the coding sequence ATGCTGTGCGGCATGCACGAACACGACGGCCCGCTGACGCGGCTCCGGCGCGGCCACGAGCAGTCCGTCCTCGAGCTGCTGCGCAAGCAGGGCCCGCTGAGCCGCGCCGAGTTGAGCATCCGCAGCGGGCTCTCCCGCACCACGCTCCACGACATCGTCGCCGCCCTGGTGGGCAGTGGCGCCGTGGTCGCGAGCACTCCGCAGGTGGAGGCGCGCAAGCGCGGCCGCCCGGTGGAGAAGCTCAGCCTCAACCCGGCCGCGGGCGAGGCGGTCGGCATCGACTTCGCGCGCCGCGCCGTACACGTCGCGGCCGTCAACTTCGCCCATGAAGTGGTCGGTTCGGCGAGCGAGTCGCACGCACCGGACCTCTCCTGGCCCGAACGCGTCGAGCACGCGGAACGGCTCCTCGACGCCCTGGCCACCGGCCCGCCCGATGCCGATGAGGGCGAGGCCGGTGGTCAGGGCCGGTCCTCCGGCGTGCACCTCGACGCACTCACCGCGATCGGGGTCGGTGTCGTCGGGCCGATCGCCGACCCCGGCAGCGAACACGCCCACGCCCAGGGCATCGACGGCCTGCCCGACCTGCTGCGCAAACGGTTCGGTGTGCCGGTCCTGCTGGACAACAACACCCGGCTCGCCGCCCTCGCCGAAGCCGTCTGGGGCGCGGCGGCCGACAGCAGCGACGTGCTCTACCTGCGCCTTTCGCACGGTGTCGGCGGCGGCCTGGTCGTGGGCGGCGCGCTGCACCGCGGCCGCTACGGCCTGTCCGGCGAGTTCGGACACATCACCGTGGACCCGGTGGGCGGCCGCACCTGCGAGTGCGGCGGCACCGGCTGCCTGGAGACCCGCGCCTCGCTCGACGCCGTACTGAGCCGCTACCGCGAATCCGGTGGCCCGGCCGAGGATCTCGCCGGGTTCCTCGAAGCGGTCGCCGCCTCCGAACCGACGGCCCTGGCGGTCCTCGAGCACGTCGGCAGCGATGTCGGCGGCGTGCTGGCCGCGGTCTGTCACGTCGTCGGCGCGGGCGTCATCGTCGTCGGCGGCGAACTCGCCGAGGCGGGCCCCGCGCTCCTCGACCCGGTCGAACGGGCCCTGCGCCGACACCTGATGCCGATGGCCCAGCACCACGTGGACCTGCGCCGCGCGACGCTCGGCGAGGCCGGTAGCGCTCTCGGCGGCATCGCCCTCGTCCTCCACGAATCCCCCCTGCTCACCCAGTACCCGCAGCCTGTCTCCGAGGAGCACGCGTGA
- a CDS encoding nucleoside deaminase, giving the protein MDVKDFAQRTIDIARANVADGGRPFATVIVQGGEIIAESPNQVAQTNDPTAHAEILAIREACTKLGTEHLTDATIYVLAHPCPMCLAALYYCSPAEVVFVTTREEYAPHYVDDRKYFELDTFYGEFAKNWDERRLPMTYEPHADAVDVYREWQRRNGGERRVPGAPTGA; this is encoded by the coding sequence ATGGACGTCAAGGACTTCGCCCAGCGCACCATCGACATCGCCCGCGCCAATGTCGCCGACGGAGGACGCCCCTTCGCCACGGTCATCGTCCAGGGCGGCGAGATCATCGCGGAGAGCCCCAACCAGGTCGCGCAGACCAACGACCCCACCGCGCACGCCGAGATCCTCGCCATCCGCGAGGCCTGCACCAAGCTGGGCACCGAGCACCTCACCGACGCCACGATCTACGTCCTCGCCCACCCGTGCCCGATGTGCCTGGCCGCGCTCTACTACTGCAGCCCCGCCGAGGTCGTCTTCGTCACGACCCGCGAGGAGTACGCCCCGCACTACGTGGACGACCGCAAGTACTTCGAACTCGACACGTTTTACGGCGAGTTCGCCAAGAACTGGGACGAGCGCCGGCTGCCGATGACCTACGAGCCGCACGCCGACGCCGTCGACGTCTACCGCGAGTGGCAGCGGCGCAACGGCGGCGAGCGCCGCGTCCCCGGCGCCCCCACCGGCGCCTGA
- a CDS encoding 50S ribosomal protein bL37 — MSSKRRRKKKARRKNGANHGSRPQS; from the coding sequence ATGTCCTCGAAGCGACGCCGTAAGAAGAAGGCCCGCCGCAAGAACGGCGCCAACCACGGCAGCCGTCCGCAGTCCTAA
- the cynR gene encoding transcriptional regulator CynR has translation MSVELRQVRYFMAVVEHAGFTRAAEALRISQPTLSQQVRQLERNLGVQLLDRSGRTVRPTDAGRAYLGHARRALRDLAAGERALHDVRDLSRGHLRLGVTPTFTSYLVGPLIAALRERHPGITVAVRELTQDLLEAELLADACDLGIAFRGGQLPGIAVEPLFTENLSLVTGDGADSARAAAGPWAAADLDRLHLALLSRDFATRGRIDAYFAEHQVRPLIAVEANSLQTLIDIVQRTGLATVLPDPVTHGHPHLTPLPVDPPLPTRTAALLSRADGYRSAAAQAFAGLVREHIEARPFRPPEPQTHVTQNTH, from the coding sequence ATGTCCGTCGAGCTGCGTCAGGTGCGCTACTTCATGGCCGTGGTCGAGCACGCGGGGTTCACCCGCGCCGCCGAGGCACTGCGGATCTCCCAGCCGACCCTGTCCCAGCAGGTCAGACAGCTGGAGCGGAATCTGGGCGTGCAGCTCCTCGATCGCAGCGGGCGCACGGTGCGGCCGACCGACGCGGGGCGCGCGTATCTGGGCCACGCGCGGCGCGCGCTGCGGGATCTGGCCGCCGGGGAGCGTGCGCTGCACGACGTACGGGATCTGTCGCGCGGGCATCTGCGCCTGGGGGTGACGCCGACGTTCACCTCGTATCTGGTCGGCCCGCTCATCGCCGCGCTGCGGGAGAGGCATCCGGGGATCACGGTCGCCGTGCGGGAGCTGACGCAGGACCTGCTGGAGGCCGAGCTGCTCGCGGACGCGTGCGACCTGGGTATCGCCTTTCGGGGCGGCCAGTTGCCCGGGATCGCGGTGGAGCCGCTGTTCACGGAGAACCTCAGCCTGGTCACGGGCGACGGGGCCGACTCGGCCCGCGCGGCGGCCGGACCGTGGGCCGCCGCGGACCTGGACCGGCTGCATCTCGCGCTGCTCAGCCGGGACTTCGCCACCCGCGGCCGGATCGACGCGTACTTCGCCGAGCACCAGGTACGGCCCCTGATCGCGGTCGAGGCCAATTCCCTGCAAACGCTGATCGACATCGTGCAGCGCACCGGCCTGGCCACCGTCCTCCCCGACCCGGTCACCCACGGCCATCCGCACCTGACCCCGCTCCCGGTCGACCCTCCCCTGCCCACGCGTACGGCCGCCCTCCTCAGCCGCGCGGACGGCTACCGGAGCGCGGCGGCGCAGGCCTTCGCCGGGCTCGTCCGCGAGCACATCGAGGCTCGTCCGTTCCGGCCTCCCGAGCCCCAAACCCATGTGACCCAGAACACACATTAG
- a CDS encoding GNAT family N-acetyltransferase, translating into MRPWLEVPVLKGDLVVLEPLSAAHTDDLARAAEEDRGRYDFTLVPRADQVGSYIEGQFARIEQGLVPFAQIRRGDGRAVGCTAYWDPRFWPGRERKPRAVEIGFTWLGASAQGTGINAEAKFLLMAHAFEELGVARVDLKTDARNERSRHALLALGATFEGVLRNWSMSWAPGEEGRLRDSAMYSVVAAEWPRVKARLAERVAGHAEGHADGPSA; encoded by the coding sequence ATGCGTCCCTGGTTGGAGGTGCCCGTACTCAAGGGGGACCTGGTCGTGCTCGAGCCGCTGTCGGCCGCGCACACCGACGATCTGGCACGTGCGGCCGAGGAGGACCGCGGCCGCTACGACTTCACGCTCGTTCCCCGCGCGGACCAGGTCGGCTCCTACATCGAGGGGCAGTTCGCCCGTATCGAGCAGGGGCTCGTCCCATTCGCTCAGATCCGGCGCGGCGACGGACGCGCGGTGGGGTGCACGGCGTACTGGGACCCGCGATTCTGGCCAGGTCGGGAGAGAAAGCCGCGCGCCGTCGAGATCGGCTTCACCTGGCTCGGCGCGTCCGCACAGGGGACCGGAATCAACGCCGAGGCCAAGTTCCTCCTGATGGCTCACGCCTTCGAGGAGCTCGGGGTGGCACGCGTCGACCTCAAGACCGATGCCCGCAATGAGCGTTCCCGCCATGCCTTGTTGGCTCTTGGCGCCACCTTCGAGGGCGTACTGCGCAACTGGTCGATGTCATGGGCCCCGGGGGAGGAGGGGCGGCTGCGGGACTCGGCCATGTACTCCGTGGTCGCCGCGGAGTGGCCGCGGGTCAAGGCCCGGCTGGCCGAGCGCGTCGCCGGCCACGCGGAGGGACATGCGGACGGACCGTCCGCGTGA
- a CDS encoding Fur family transcriptional regulator, translated as MTGQDASELLRRRGLRSTAQRRAVLAALQGLPHASAADLEERIGPSGPEGSAAVLSRQGLYNILEDLTRVHLVRCIEPAGSPARFELRVGDNHHHLVCRSCGRIEDVDCAVGAAPCLDPVRDSGFTVDEAEVTWWGRCADCSRASERLA; from the coding sequence ATGACGGGCCAGGACGCGAGCGAGCTCCTCAGGCGCAGGGGTCTGCGCAGCACGGCGCAGCGGCGCGCCGTGCTGGCCGCGCTCCAGGGCCTGCCGCACGCGTCCGCGGCCGACCTGGAGGAGCGGATCGGGCCGTCCGGGCCGGAGGGATCCGCCGCGGTCCTGTCGCGTCAGGGGCTCTACAACATCCTGGAGGACCTCACCCGGGTCCACCTCGTGCGCTGCATCGAGCCGGCGGGCTCCCCCGCCCGGTTCGAACTGCGCGTGGGCGACAACCACCATCATCTGGTCTGCCGCTCCTGCGGCCGGATCGAGGACGTGGACTGTGCCGTCGGCGCGGCCCCCTGCCTCGACCCGGTCCGGGACAGCGGCTTCACCGTTGACGAGGCCGAGGTCACCTGGTGGGGTCGATGCGCTGACTGCAGCCGGGCGTCGGAACGGCTCGCCTGA
- a CDS encoding class I SAM-dependent methyltransferase, producing MHAPEPAPRSCRSVVDLACGTGFYSRLFKRRGATDVWGIDVSGEMVDVARRATTSPPPSTCSTIPRRSTR from the coding sequence GTGCACGCACCCGAGCCGGCGCCACGATCTTGCAGGTCCGTCGTCGACCTCGCGTGCGGCACCGGTTTCTACAGCCGCCTGTTCAAGCGGCGCGGCGCCACCGACGTGTGGGGCATCGACGTCTCGGGCGAGATGGTCGACGTCGCCCGCCGGGCTACGACATCGCCACCGCCGTCAACCTGCTCAACTATTCCGAGACGGTCGACGCGATGA
- a CDS encoding MFS transporter: MTQDCAPVTMTGASSPPAPPRRWWGLAVLGLAQLMILLDATIVNVALPSMQRDLAMSDAARPWAITSYTLAFGGLLLLAGRIADLVGRKRVFLTGLAGFAVASAAGGAAPGSGTLFAARALQGVFAALLAASALALITTTFPDLRERRRAIAIFGALGGAGGALGVTLGGVLTETAGWRWCLYVNVLFAGAALACSALMPPDTAPRTRGRLDVPGALLACGGLTLLVYGFSAAEHSGWTGRPVVTALSAGVVLLLLFAAWLRRARTPLLPPRLLRDPARVAALVAGACLMAAQLSLSLFLTFHLQTVLGWSAARTGLGFLPLSLITTLTATQLGTRLLPRLGARVMMVSGLCVAASGLWWLSRLTVNADYATGILPGLALFGIGMGATFLALMTTATSHLPPEDSGIASAALNSAQQVGGSIGSAVFNTVAAGAAAAFAAPHRTALLHGFTTAVRWPLAGLLLTALGTAVLARPRRTE; encoded by the coding sequence ATGACACAGGACTGCGCCCCGGTCACGATGACCGGAGCCTCGTCACCGCCCGCCCCACCACGCCGTTGGTGGGGCCTGGCGGTGCTCGGGCTCGCCCAGCTGATGATCCTGCTGGACGCGACCATCGTGAACGTCGCGCTGCCCTCCATGCAGCGCGACCTCGCCATGAGCGACGCGGCCCGTCCCTGGGCCATCACCTCGTACACCCTCGCCTTCGGCGGACTGCTCCTGCTGGCGGGCCGGATCGCCGACCTCGTCGGACGCAAGCGGGTCTTCCTGACCGGCCTGGCCGGCTTCGCCGTCGCCTCCGCGGCCGGCGGCGCGGCCCCGGGGTCCGGGACGCTGTTCGCGGCGCGCGCCCTGCAGGGAGTGTTCGCCGCGCTGCTGGCCGCGAGCGCCCTCGCCCTGATCACGACGACCTTCCCGGACCTGCGCGAACGCCGCCGCGCCATCGCGATCTTCGGCGCGCTCGGCGGCGCGGGCGGCGCCCTCGGTGTCACCCTCGGCGGCGTGCTGACCGAGACCGCGGGCTGGCGCTGGTGCCTCTACGTCAATGTCCTCTTCGCCGGGGCGGCCCTCGCCTGCAGTGCGCTCATGCCACCCGACACGGCGCCGCGCACCCGCGGTCGCCTTGATGTGCCCGGGGCGCTGCTCGCCTGCGGCGGACTGACCCTGCTCGTCTACGGGTTCAGCGCGGCGGAGCACAGCGGCTGGACCGGCCGCCCCGTGGTGACGGCGCTGTCGGCGGGCGTGGTGCTGCTCCTGCTCTTCGCCGCCTGGCTGCGCAGGGCCCGCACCCCGCTGCTGCCGCCGCGCCTGCTGCGCGATCCGGCCCGGGTGGCGGCCCTCGTGGCGGGGGCCTGCCTGATGGCGGCGCAACTGTCCCTCTCGCTCTTCCTCACCTTCCACCTGCAGACCGTCCTCGGCTGGTCGGCGGCCCGCACCGGCCTCGGCTTCCTGCCGCTGAGCCTGATCACCACGCTGACCGCGACACAGCTCGGCACCCGGCTGCTGCCCCGGCTCGGCGCGCGCGTGATGATGGTGAGCGGCCTGTGCGTCGCCGCGTCGGGCCTGTGGTGGCTCAGCCGCCTGACGGTGAACGCGGACTACGCGACCGGCATCCTGCCCGGACTCGCCCTGTTCGGCATCGGCATGGGCGCCACCTTCCTGGCCCTGATGACCACGGCCACGTCCCACCTCCCGCCCGAGGACTCCGGCATCGCCTCGGCCGCCCTCAACTCGGCCCAACAAGTCGGCGGCTCGATCGGCTCCGCCGTCTTCAACACGGTGGCCGCGGGTGCGGCCGCCGCCTTCGCGGCCCCGCACCGCACCGCGCTGCTGCACGGTTTCACCACGGCGGTGCGCTGGCCGCTGGCCGGCCTGCTCCTGACCGCGCTCGGCACGGCGGTGCTCGCCCGCCCACGGCGCACCGAATAA
- a CDS encoding phytanoyl-CoA dioxygenase family protein, with protein sequence MQTHEFAAPDSVAFQEQFRTRGYAIAPALFDAAETRELTDEFMRVQATGPVPGHFEPKPQPADAAIDPLLAYPRVMQPHHFNDLARRRLLDPRLAGILTGLFGEEPLAAQSMFYFKPPGARGQALHQDNFYLRVEPGTCIAAWVALDHIDRDNGGLEVVPGTHLMDLFCPEEADASVSFAREYVPPPAGLVAEPVDMAPGDVLFFNGTLVHGSGPNRTADRFRRSFICHYVGRSTERIAGYYGLRTMDGQAVEAQESTGGGPCGTEFAPAPH encoded by the coding sequence GTGCAGACCCACGAGTTCGCCGCCCCCGACTCAGTCGCCTTCCAGGAACAGTTCCGCACCCGTGGTTACGCGATCGCCCCCGCCCTCTTCGACGCCGCCGAAACACGCGAACTCACCGACGAGTTCATGCGCGTGCAGGCCACGGGGCCCGTGCCCGGCCACTTCGAACCCAAGCCGCAGCCGGCCGACGCCGCCATCGACCCGCTCCTCGCCTACCCCCGCGTGATGCAGCCGCACCACTTCAACGACCTGGCGCGACGCCGACTGCTCGACCCGCGCCTCGCGGGCATCCTGACGGGCCTCTTCGGCGAGGAACCACTGGCCGCGCAGAGCATGTTCTACTTCAAGCCGCCCGGCGCCCGCGGCCAGGCCCTGCACCAGGACAACTTCTACCTGCGGGTCGAACCAGGTACGTGCATCGCCGCCTGGGTCGCCCTCGACCACATCGACCGGGACAACGGCGGTCTCGAAGTCGTCCCCGGTACCCACCTGATGGACCTGTTCTGCCCGGAGGAGGCGGACGCGAGCGTGTCCTTCGCGCGCGAGTACGTGCCGCCGCCCGCAGGCCTCGTCGCCGAGCCCGTCGACATGGCGCCCGGCGACGTCCTGTTCTTCAACGGCACCCTGGTTCACGGCTCCGGACCCAACCGCACGGCGGACCGCTTCCGCCGCTCGTTCATCTGCCACTACGTCGGCCGGTCCACCGAGCGCATCGCCGGCTACTACGGCCTGCGGACGATGGACGGGCAGGCGGTGGAGGCGCAGGAGAGCACCGGCGGCGGCCCGTGCGGAACCGAGTTCGCCCCGGCCCCGCACTAG
- a CDS encoding PP2C family protein-serine/threonine phosphatase, with translation MFRSESLEDGQELLTKLGALTARARELAQLQRSRVELAVALQRGMLPRDLPHPEGVRLAVGYMPANHGLNVGGDWYDAFTMADGCIGLSIGDVQGHNIQAAAYMGQVRVVLRALASVTGDPGELLGRTNDLLVSLDTDLFATCTFLRLDPASGTLECARAGHIPHIWATADGRSGIDEEEGGPPLGVLEGASFPVACHRLSTGGVFVLPTDGVVEGPSLDLDDGLEQVRRLAEVTAAAGLGVDTLAGGVMKLADSVGHEDDAAVLVVGHDVGTAGRRPPTA, from the coding sequence ATGTTCCGCAGCGAGTCCCTCGAGGACGGTCAGGAACTGCTGACCAAGCTCGGTGCGCTCACCGCCCGGGCGCGGGAGCTGGCGCAGTTGCAGCGCTCGCGGGTCGAACTGGCGGTGGCGCTGCAGCGGGGCATGCTGCCCCGTGACCTGCCCCACCCCGAGGGCGTCCGCCTCGCCGTGGGCTACATGCCCGCCAACCACGGACTCAACGTCGGCGGCGACTGGTACGACGCCTTCACCATGGCCGACGGCTGCATCGGCCTGTCCATCGGCGACGTTCAGGGGCACAACATCCAGGCGGCCGCGTACATGGGGCAGGTCCGTGTTGTGCTGCGTGCGCTGGCCTCCGTCACCGGAGACCCGGGGGAGTTGCTCGGCCGCACGAACGACCTCCTGGTCTCCCTGGACACCGACCTGTTCGCCACCTGCACGTTCCTGCGGCTCGACCCGGCCAGCGGCACCCTGGAGTGCGCGCGGGCCGGTCACATCCCGCACATCTGGGCCACCGCCGACGGCAGATCCGGCATCGACGAGGAGGAGGGCGGGCCACCGCTCGGTGTCCTGGAGGGCGCCTCCTTCCCCGTCGCGTGCCACCGGCTGAGCACAGGTGGTGTCTTCGTCCTGCCCACCGACGGCGTGGTCGAGGGCCCATCCCTCGACCTCGACGACGGTCTCGAACAGGTGCGGCGGCTCGCCGAGGTCACCGCCGCGGCCGGCCTCGGCGTCGACACACTCGCCGGCGGCGTGATGAAGCTGGCGGATTCGGTGGGCCACGAGGACGACGCCGCCGTCCTCGTCGTCGGCCACGACGTCGGCACCGCGGGGCGGCGCCCGCCGACCGCCTGA
- a CDS encoding MASE1 domain-containing protein, with protein MEMALKALAVAACYYAAGRLGLLGRVGVEGVVVTPIWPPTGVAVASLLVFGVWVWPGIALGSFLVITSLTTPDLTSIVTVAGNTAAPICAFLLLRGVGFRPDVSRLRDGTSLVFLGGLGAMLISATAGAAPQVWTGSLAPEDFLPVWLAWWVGDAMGVLLVTPLLLVLCRGTLLPSRQRIGRMPVGRWVEAGCLVAVALLLVPFAVFSSPSMLFLIFPLLIWAALRFELAGSMLCALFASVLTTYAAHQDRGTFFDLSNIEVMTKLQAFNGAAALTALLLSALVTEQRATRHSVQNACNELAELLEHLAAGEDPTESSGRRPPDAPDG; from the coding sequence ATGGAGATGGCCCTGAAGGCACTTGCCGTGGCTGCCTGCTATTACGCGGCAGGGCGCCTCGGCCTGCTGGGCCGGGTCGGCGTCGAGGGCGTGGTGGTCACCCCCATCTGGCCGCCGACCGGGGTCGCCGTCGCCTCCTTACTGGTGTTCGGCGTGTGGGTGTGGCCCGGTATCGCGCTCGGCTCCTTCCTCGTGATCACCTCTCTCACCACCCCGGACCTCACCTCGATCGTCACGGTCGCGGGCAACACCGCGGCGCCGATCTGCGCCTTTCTGCTGCTTCGAGGGGTCGGTTTCCGGCCCGATGTGTCACGGCTGCGCGACGGGACCAGCCTGGTCTTCCTCGGCGGGCTCGGCGCCATGCTGATCAGCGCGACGGCCGGCGCCGCGCCACAGGTGTGGACGGGGTCGCTGGCCCCGGAGGACTTCCTGCCCGTGTGGCTGGCCTGGTGGGTGGGCGACGCCATGGGTGTGCTGCTGGTGACCCCGCTGCTGCTCGTGCTGTGCCGGGGCACACTCCTGCCGAGCCGGCAGCGGATCGGGCGCATGCCCGTAGGGCGCTGGGTGGAGGCCGGGTGTCTGGTGGCCGTGGCCCTGCTGCTCGTGCCGTTCGCCGTGTTCAGCTCGCCGAGCATGCTCTTCCTGATCTTTCCGCTGCTGATCTGGGCGGCTCTCCGGTTCGAGCTGGCCGGAAGCATGCTCTGTGCGCTGTTCGCGTCCGTGCTCACCACGTACGCGGCGCACCAGGACCGGGGCACGTTCTTCGACCTGTCCAACATCGAGGTCATGACCAAGCTCCAGGCCTTCAACGGAGCCGCCGCTCTGACGGCGCTCCTGCTGTCCGCGCTCGTCACGGAACAGCGCGCCACCCGGCACTCGGTGCAGAACGCCTGCAACGAACTCGCCGAACTGCTGGAACACCTCGCCGCGGGGGAGGACCCGACGGAGTCCTCGGGCAGACGCCCGCCCGATGCCCCCGACGGATGA